One Lepus europaeus isolate LE1 chromosome 17, mLepTim1.pri, whole genome shotgun sequence genomic window, ACAGACTGGCCATCTCGGCCACCAGCTGCAGGCTCACGCAGGCCCCGGAGCTACTGTAGCACACGGAGGGCAGGCCCACGTGGCCGCCCGTCTCCAGCAGCTGGTTCTCCTCGGacagctccctctcccccaggAGCCCGTACCTGGCCGCCAGCTGGAACACAGGGTTGCCCTGCGAGGGGCCATGGATCCAGTGCGCGCCCACCTCCACCACGCCacctgggaggggacaggagacGCCACCTGCAGGTGCCCTCCCAGAAAGGCCAGCTTCTCCGAGGAATGCCCCAAGAGCAGCCTGCGGCCGGGCGGCCCCCGACCTGGGAAGGACCCCAGGGCTGACAGAGGGGCAGGCTACCTCCCTGGGAAGGTGAACCCCCACGCCCTGCAGGCCCCGGGAACTCTGCTTAGGAGGCCAAGGCGGGGAGCCGGGGAAGGCCTTGGGCCAGTAACCGAGGGCGCAGGCCGCGAGCTCGGACAGGGCCGGTTAGTTCGGGCGGAGCGTTGGGAATGGGTCAGAGGGAGGCCCCGGAGGGGCGGTTACCGAAGCTGCGCTCGGAGCGGATGCGGCCGCCGGCACGGGCCGTGGCCTCCAGGACCCGCAGGTGCGGGGAGGCGGGGTGGCGGCAGAGCCGCTGCGCCGCGCCCAGCCCCGCGATGCCGCCGCCCACCACCAGCACCCGCGGGCCGCCCGAGGCCTCCGCGCCGCCGCCCCTCGACTCCATCGCGTAGCCCCGGGCAGCACCCGCGGGTCGCCGCCGCGCCGAGGCCCGGAGTTCGCCTAGGAGGCCGGAGGCGGAGCGAGAGGCGGCGCcggagcggggcggggcgggcgcgagGCTGGGCGCGGCCGGCGGGGACCGGCAGGTGCAGGCGTCAGGCCTCGGGTGGTCTGAGCGGCGGTGCCGGCGGTGCAGTGGCCGCCGCCGGAGCCCCACCTGCGGGACTGCGCGCGCCGCGCGGGAACAGGAACGGCCCGCACTCGAAGGCGCCCTGAGCGCCGGAGCGGGGCCCTGTGTGCTAGCGGGGCCCCGTGCTGAGCCACCGCGCGCCGGCGCGTCCCCTCCCGGCGACTGCGGTCCCGCACCCGCACCGGCGGGCAGGGGAGGACCCGGGCGTCCGGGCGCTCGGCCACGCACCCTCCGACTAACACCAGGGCAgccggccctgcacctgcgggtACCGCCCTCCCCGCACGCCTGCCAGTCCCGCCCACTGCGCGTCCGCGCGGCTCTCGCGATGGCTGCGGCTCTCGCGGCGCCCGCCTGCGGGCGGGGAGAGCCCTGAGTGGCGcgctcgggggcggggcggggcggggcggggccagtcGTCCGAAAGTGCCATGGCCGCCCTGCGCGCACTGCTGCCCGCTGTCCGTCACCCGCTGCGCGTCCTGGCCCGCAGCCCCGCGCTGCGCGCCTTCGCCTCGGGTGAGTGCGGGACCGCGGCGCACGGGATCCCGCCGTCACTCTGACCTGAACCGGTCCGCCCCGCACCTGAACCCGGCCCACACCGCcacctgacccctgaccccgcCATGCGCAAACCCTCACCTGATCCCGCAACCCAGCCTGACCCCCCTATGCCCACCCCCCTACCTGATCCCGCAACCCAGCCTGACCCCACCATGCGCACCCCCCTACCTGTTCCCGGAACCCAGCCTGACCCTGcatgcccaccccccaccccccacggtGATTCCGGacccccagcctggctctgcctacACCTCATTTGCCACAGGTGTCTACTGGAGCCCCTCGCCCGGTTCGCTgagctggctgggggctgggtggagGGAGTCACTGGCTACTTTTCAGCTCAGTACCTGGATAGAGTGCCAAGGCCACGGGCCAGATGGGTGCTGGGTGGTTGGTTGTGCAACTCCGGGGCAGCAGGGGTCCCGGGCACTGGGGGTACAGGTACCACCCACACTGTCCACTGCCTCTGCCCGCCTCTGAGACCCCCTCCAggccaccccgcccctccccgccagcccccaTGGCGAGGATTCTTGCTGGGGCTGGAAGATCCCTCACCCCATCCTCGCCCTGTGTTTCTGGTGGTGTTGGTGTCGTCCCCACCGCTGtctacacccacctgggagcaaCCATTTCCTGGCCTTGTGCAGGCGGCACTCACGGGAGGCCCAGTGACTCCCGCACAGGTCACCGAGGCCCCTGCCTTACTGCTGAAGCTGCTGGCTGCTCACTTTGCCTGTTGGTTCCACTGTCTCGAGCCAGCTCCCGAGGCCCGGGGACAGCTGGTTCTGCCTCCGGCTCCATCCTGTTTGCACCTTCACTCCCTTACCTTGGCGACTCCCATAGCCCTCGCTGTCAGAACACCAGAccatctctgctgtgtcctggggccctgggggagcCGACCTGGCACGCAGGAGGAGGAAAGCTCTGGCAGCGCCGTGCGGGACATCAGGAAGTGTTCATTCAGCCAAGGCCAGCCGTGTGCCAAAGCCATCTCCAGGCCGAGGGCCTCTCAGAGCCACCTGTGTctatcccccacccccagcacaggaCATGTGCACAAGTGgggtgctagcaccacaggccTTGGCTcatcccactgcgccacagcaccggccccatgaccCCTCTGTCTCCCCCAGGTGCCAAGTTTGAGTACATCATCACCGACAAGAGGGGCCGGGGCGGCAGCGTGGGGCTGATCCAGCTGAACCGCCCCAAGGCACTGAACGCCCTGTGCAATGGCCTCATTGAAGAGCTGAACCAGGCGCTGGGGGCCTTTGAAGAGGACCCAGCCGTGGGGGCCATCGTGCTGACGGGCGGGGACAAGGCGTTTGCAGGCGAGTGGGCAGTGGTGGCACCAGATCGGGGGACGCACACCTCAGGGACCCCCTTAAACATGGAGCGGAGATGCCGGGGGACCGCCTGGGGGAGAGGTTTTGTGTACCGTGGGGACACGGATTCTGGTAGACACAGCCGCCTTGAGTGTGTCCCGTCCTCAGCCTGTCATGAGGCGTGTCGGCGCACTGCCGTGGTACGCCTGCCTACCCACACGTCACCCCAGCACTCGCCCGGGGCCCCACGAGCTGCGGCTGGTTGGGAGGTGCAGAGCTGTGGGGTCAGTGCTCCTGGTGGCTGAAGCCTCGGTTCCATCCCCAGCCGGAGCCGACATCAAGGAGATGCAGAACCACACTTTCCAGGACTGCTACTCCAGCGGGTTCCTGAGCCACTGGGACCAGCTCACCAGGGTCAAGAAGCCGGTCATCGCTGCCGTCAATGGCTACGCCGTGAGTATCTGACGGGAGCCACCTCGGCCAGGAGCACAGCTGGGCCGGGGGATCCACGAGGCCAAGGCCCCTGCTCCGCCCGCCCTGGGTTCCAGCCTCACCTACCCCTGCCCACAGCATCAGCCGTTTGGGGAAAACCCATCCAGACGCTCAGCTCACCTGGTGCCGCAGtctggattttgttttcttttggtggAAAACTTGGGGAACAGATGGAGTGCTTTTTCTGGCGGGTTCTTTGCCAAAACTGGTACTGAAGCCAGATGTTGGTTTGCAGCTCGGTGGGGGCTGTGAGCTCGCCATGATGTGCGACGTCATCTATGCCGGCGAGAAGGCCCAGTTTGGACAGCCAGAGATTCTGCTGGGCACCATCCCAGGTGAGCCTCCGGGCTGGGCCCGTCAGTGTTGcctgggggctcctggctgcctgTCACCTGTGATGTGGCTGGGTCCCACGCCAACAGTGCCACAGAGAGCCGATGCTGGTCTGTACCACAGAGGTTCTAGCATTCACACCGTGGAGCCTTGTGGGTCTGGAACCTGAAAGAGCTCAGTGACTCCTGGCTGGTTCTGCAGGCTCTGCGCCGTGTgcgccggccccgcccactcccACTTCTCTGGCCCTGGGCCACACAGCCTTGATGAGCTCAGCCCAGCAAGGAGTCCGGCCGCCTGGAGGAGCGGGCCGAGACTGAGGCGCTGGACCACACAGGTTCTCCGTGCGTCCTCGCAGGGTCTGAGCCCACGCGAGAGTTGCCGACATGAGGGACCCCAGCTCACGGAGCAGGGAGATCTGGAAACTTCTAGAGTGTTGGAAGAgcccatggaggggctggcagacACCATGTGACTCAGTCCTGGGAAGAGAGTGCAGGGGGCCCTGAGGCTCCAGGCCCTTCTGTTGCTTGCCCACCTGCTGGCCAGCTGTCCCCTGTGCCCCTGAGGACTGGCCAGCAGCGTGCTCCAGGCTTTCCGTGGAGCCAGTGTAGCCAGCAGCCCctctccctgcaggtgcagggggcaccCAGAGACTCACCCGCGCCGTGGGGAAGTCGCTGGCAATGGAAATGGTGCTCACAGGTGACCGGATCTCAGCCCAGGAAGCCAAGCAGGCAGGTATGGCCGGGCAGAGACTGGGGCTGCGTCCAGGGTCCCCTGAGCCTGTGAGTCCCGGGAAACTGGGAGCGATGGCCTTGGAATCCCCATGTGTGAGTGCAGAGCTGAGCTCTGGTGTAGGTTAGAGGACAGCGCCCCTACCCCATCAGCACCCCATCACAGGAGCAGCCTCCCCCTGCTCCGTGTGGGTACCTCGGAGGCCTGGCCGTGGGCTTCCCGGCATAGCTCTCCAGGCAGTcgggggaggggccagcgctgttgctcATCAGTGGCCACCTTGTGTTCCAGGTCTCGTGAGCAAGGTTTTCCCTGTCGAGACGCTGGTGGAAGAAGCCATCCGGTGTGCCGAGAAAATTGCCAGCAATTCTAAAATTATAACAGCCATAGCCAAAGAGTCGGTGAACGCAGGTGAGCATTCTGCCAGGAATGGGGCGGGGGGGCTGCTCTGAGGCTTCTGCCAGGAACGGCGGTGGGGAGGGTCTCTACTCTGAGGCTTCAGATGTTGGGGCTGTGAGTGACCCTCAGAGATGCTGGGGTTCACAGAGTTCTGCTTTCTGGCCACTCCCAGAATCTGTTGCTGTCCCAAGCTTCCCTGGGGCCTGGCAAGGTTGGAGGGTGGGAGGTCTCTGCCCCGGGCACGCTTGGTGTTGGGGTGGCctcctggggctgagctggaccTGGTTCCTGTGTTCTGTGCCAGTGAAGTGGACCTGACCTGCCCCCTCCTCAGAACTGTGCCTGGCGTTTGGAATTCGGCTGTGGTttgctggctgctgcctgggaagccACAGCCCCGGGAGCGGCCTCAGGCAGGTCACTCAGCCCTCATGGTCCCCCGGGCTGTTGCTTGGCCATCGCCCAGGCCACCTGTCTGAGGGTGCCAGCGACGGTGGCGCCCGCCCTTCAACCTTGAGCGTGGGATTTCCCGGTGTCCCTGGAAGGATCAGGACCAGGCCCAGAGCAGATGGCAGCCCCCTTCTCTGGGTGCCATCCGTGCTCCCCAGATGCTCTCATCACTGGGCGGGGAGCTCCCGTGCCTCTGTCcagtcccctgcccctccctcttggCCGGGAGCTGCAGCCGAGGAGGGCTGGGCTAAGGTCGTAACTCAGGGTTTCTTTTTCAGCATTTGAGATGACGCTGACAGAAGGAAATAAGCTGGAGAAGAAGCTCTTCTACTCCACTTTTGCCACTGTGAGTACCCGGCTCAGACCCAGGATCACGCGGGCCCCTGTGGGGGCTGCCGCCTTTTCTGATTATGGCACGGGCTCCCATTGCTCTGTGGTCAGAGCCCTGGCTCGGGCTCCCGTTGCTCTGTGGTCAGAGCCCTTAGCTTTCCCACAGCCGGGTCAGGTTGTTTGTTCTATCAGGGAGTCTTGACTGTGGCCCGGATGTACTGGAAGCCGTGGGTGACTTCCCAGGGCTGAGTTTCCCTGTGGTCCTCCTGACATGTGCCGCGTGGCCTGGAGCATCCCCCAGGGTTTCTACCATCGACCGAGGTGGAACAGGCTCTTGTCTGTACCCCAGAGAGAGCTCAGGTGTGATAATGAGAGGTGTGGAGAGCCTGGCCGCGAGGTCCACGTGCACAGCAGACGGCGTCTGCAGACAGAAGCTGAGCGCCCAGCCACCCAGGCCGGGGAGCGAGGTGGCGTCATAGGGAGAACATGCCAGGAGGGAAAGGCAGTGGCGTGGAGAGAACCTGCCGGGCGGGGGTCCGGGTAGAGCGAGAGCAGGCTCAGTCTTCTCAGACTGGGGCTCCAGTCTGCTCCAcccaccttcctcctcccctcccccttcctgctgcgcccgccttcctccttccctccccactccTGGACCGAGGTTTGCTGAGCCTGAGTCCCCAGGTTTCACTGCTTGGCGCTGTCAGGCTGGGAGCCCACCTGGGCCGGGCAGGGGGGGGTCgccgtgtgggggaggggctgccttgGGGGGATTGCGAGGTCTCCTTGCCCAGCGTTCCCAGGCTGGGTCACCCCGAGCGGTACTCCTGGGAGCTGTCACTGAGGGAAGCCGGGACCTCCTGTCACCTCTCGTCACCCCATCACGTGTCAGGTCTGGGCGGGACTTTGCTGTACAGAATCCTGGGATGCTTCCAAAGCGAGCTCTGAGCTTTCCTTTCCATGGAAGCTTTGTTTTTCCTGAGGCCCTgtcacacgcacagacacacgtgtatacatgcacacacacacacacaggctgatttctgacttcctacctgacacagtctctcttctgcttcccattGTAATTCCTCTTTCGCTATCAAAGACGTCTGGATGTTTTATGGAAGAAAATTGATGTGGGCTCTTTAAGAAGAAATGCATGTGTACCTGCACACAAGCAGGTCACCCAGAGTCCCCGCCTGTGTGCTCTGGGGCTCCCTCTAGCCGCTACTCCCCTgcggctgccacctgcaggaagAAGGTGTAAAATTCCTCATCCTGGTAGGTCCGGGGTCTGGCCAAGCGGCCCTGGCCCCTGCGTGCGTGAAGAGCAGGCTCGGGGGAGGCATTAGCATCACCTCTGCTCTCCCTTCCCCACCAGGATGACCGGAAGGAAGGGATGACCGCCTTTGTGGAGAAGAGAAAGGCCAACTTCAGAGACCAGTGAGGCCGGgcggggcctgggaagggcagcgGGGGTGAGCCCGAGGCCACCAGTGTCAGTGATCCCACTGAGCCCTCGGCACACTCAAGTCCTCGCCTCACGTGGAGACACGTCTGCTTGCCGTGCCGTGGGAGGTGGGCGCCCACCAGGCTGCTGGGCCACTCCCGTCCACTGGCTGTACACGCTCTGCTGATTAAAGCGATGGCTCAGACGGGGTGTCCCCCTGTCTAGAGGTAGAGTCATCTGTCGGCTCATGTTTCAGTGTTGTCGGCGCAGGCGTCTGCAGGACCTGTCGCCCACTCGTCACACTCCCGGCTGCCGCCAGCAGTTGAGTTCACAGCTCTCTAGAGACTTTACTGTGTCCAGAAGCATGTGCACACGCACATGTGCACATGAACAtgtcatacacatgcacacagcacacGTGCATGCGTGAGCACATATGCACAACCACACAGgcaacacatacatgcacacgcgCATGTGAACACAAGCATGCACACATCCACCCACACAGCATGTATTTACACACCCATCCCCagtcacacccacacacatgaacacatgtacacacacatctacacagcACACACGTGAACACATGCATGAAAGTGCACCCATCAACCCTGCACACTGGCACATgggtacacacatgcacaagtcTTGTGTGTGCATGAACGTGGGCAGTCACCCATTGTGTACACACGTGCACAAATGGGCACACTGACTCATAGGTCATGTGTGCACATGGACACAGCACACTCATGGACACATGCACTCATGTGTGGATGGGAAGTTCTGTGCGCGTTCCACAAAATTCCTCCCACAAAA contains:
- the ECHS1 gene encoding enoyl-CoA hydratase, mitochondrial, with translation MAALRALLPAVRHPLRVLARSPALRAFASGAKFEYIITDKRGRGGSVGLIQLNRPKALNALCNGLIEELNQALGAFEEDPAVGAIVLTGGDKAFAAGADIKEMQNHTFQDCYSSGFLSHWDQLTRVKKPVIAAVNGYALGGGCELAMMCDVIYAGEKAQFGQPEILLGTIPGAGGTQRLTRAVGKSLAMEMVLTGDRISAQEAKQAGLVSKVFPVETLVEEAIRCAEKIASNSKIITAIAKESVNAAFEMTLTEGNKLEKKLFYSTFATDDRKEGMTAFVEKRKANFRDQ